Within Portunus trituberculatus isolate SZX2019 chromosome 3, ASM1759143v1, whole genome shotgun sequence, the genomic segment taaactaccactggaatgCTGAAAACCCCTATAACTTCTAATGCAACTTCttaaacttcaactagaaccacgaaaacccctataacttctactacaacctcttaaactaccactagaaccacgaaaacccCTATAACTTCTACCACAACCTCttaaacttcaactagaaccacgaaaacccCTATAACTTCTACCACAACCTCTTAAACTAccactagaaccacgaaaacacctATAACTTCTACCACAACCTCTTAAACTAccactagaaccacgaaaacccCTATAACTTCTACTGCAACCTCTTAAACTACCGCTATAACTATAACTTCTACCACAACCCCTTAAACTAccactagaaccacgaaaacccctataacttctactacaacctcttaaactaccactagaaccacgaaaatCCCTATAACTTCTACCACAACCCCttaaacttcaactagaaccacgaaaacccCTATAACTTCTACCACACCTTCTTAAACTTcaaccagaaccatgaaaacccctataacttctactacaacctcttaaactaccactagaaccacgaaaacccCTATAACTTCTACCACAACTCttaaacttcaactagaaccacgaaaacccctataacttctactacaacctcttaaacttcaactagaaccacgaaaacccCTATAACTTCTACCACAACCCCTTAAACTACCACTATAACCACGAAAACCCCTATAACTTCTACTGCAACCTCttaaacttcaactagaaccacgaaaacccCTATAACTTCTACCACACCCTCTTAAACTAccactagaaccacgaaaacccctataacttctactacaacctcttaaacttcaactagaaccctgaGAACCCCTATAACTTCTACCACAACCCCTTAAACTACCACTAGaaccactagaaccataaaacacctttgaaaccccaaacaacttcaactagaaccaaGAACacctagtttttctttcttaattttctttttattgatttttcttactttttcttatttttctatcttaattttctttttttttttttttttctttcttatttttcttttttcttatttttctttttcttagtttttctgattttttcttaattttcttccttaattttctttcttaattttctttctcattttctttttttattttctttcttagtttttcttatttctctttcttaattttctttcttaattttctttcttattttctttattttcattttctctaattcataatatttttcttaatttcctctatgttcctttcattcttttacgttcctttaactttttttcatcaatatttttcttttattctttacgtTCCTTTACGTTCCCCCAGGTGGCACATGGGGGCCcaggagagggtggagggggtggtggtggaggtggaccCGGGCTACACTGTGGGGGGGGACTCCACCTTCAAGGCAGATGAAGGAGAACATGGATACGATGAACACTTCCCTTCTATgaatgtaggtggtggtggtggtggtggtgatggtggtggtggaaatggtaactctctctctctctctctctctctctctaatctagcCCCCCCCCCCTACAGGCTCTCTTCCTCGGCTTCGGTCCAGATCTCGCTAAGAACAAAGAAGTAGAAGCTTTTCAGAACATAGAGCTGTACAATCTCATGTGTCACCTGCTGGGAGTCACGCCCGCGCCCAACAACGGAACCTGGGGGGCGCTGCATCACCTCCTAGCACGCCCACCGCCCCCTCCAACGCCCACGACCTCtgtaagttgttgttgttgttgttgttttgtttcgtttttgtggtttttgtaagagtttgtgtttttgttgttattgatagtggtggtggtggtggtagtagtagtagtagtagtagtagtagtagtagtagtagtagtaaaaatagtaatagtaataatagcaagagaagtagtagtagtagtagaagtagtagtagtagtagtagaagtagtagtagtagtagcagtagcagtagtaatagtagtagtagtagcagcagcagtagtagcagcagtagtagcagtagtagtagtagcagtagcagtagcagtagaagtagcagcagcagcagtaactcACCCATTCATAAACCCATTCACACATTTCTCATTCCACtatatgaccaccaccaccaccaccaccatcacaaccactaccaccaccaccaccaccacctcctctcctcctcagccAATCCTGCCACCAGTGTCCAGAGTTCCAGAGAGCACCACAGAGAGGCCATCCCAGTGCGAGGGTGACGGCCAGGGCGCGGGGGAGTGGGTGGCGCTGCTGAAGGAGGCACAGATGGAGGAGGCAGATATCCTTGAGTTCCATACGCCTTGGGGGACACCACAGGGACACTCCAAGGACACTGTGTTGTTACTGCAGCCTGATTCTGtgacgggtgagagagagagagagagagagagagagagagagagagagagagagagagagagagagagagatgagatgaaaaagagaataagaaaataaggaataaataactatacctccccctcccctctccaggATACTCCCCCCGTGTGAGACTCCCCCTGTGGACCAGCTTCGGGGTACGCAGGGTGAAGGAGGCCCCGGGGGAGGCTGGGGAGTGGCGGAGTGACCCAAGGCTCCTTCCTGAAGACGCCCCCAGCTGCCCCTCCTACAGAACCGTCAAGGGCCTCAATGTTACCAGGCATCCTTTGTTTCCCCCgggtgagtatgtgtgtgtgtgtgtgtgtgtgtgtgtgtgtgtgtgtgtgtgtgtgtgtgtgtgtgtttcttttctatgtaaTCGTGAGTTGTAATCGTgagttttcttaattattttgttacttttccactttttgttgtttgttttctttttatagtttaCAAGGCTAAGcacagcacgagagagagagagagagagagagagagagagagagagagagagagagagagagagagagagagagagagagagagagagtaatctatGTAATTTTAAGTAATCTATGTAATTTGAAGTAACCTAAATTAGAGACAAGAAAACTtcaaaataagaatgaagaaaatataaaagaaaaaggagagaatgaaagataaacaaagaaaatctcACCTCACTACACctcaccacacttcaccacaccacaccacacttcaccacaccacaccacaccacacacacttcaccacaccacaccacaccacaccacaccacaccacagctaacctaaccacaccacaccacaccacacctaaccttacctaacctaacccaacctaacctcaccacaccacaccacacctaaccacaccacaccacaccacaccacacctaacctaacctaacctaacctaaccaaccccaACAGAATTTAGCTGCAGGGATTGCCACGAGCTGCCTTACCTGATGAGCAACGCGGTGCCACTGACTGACCAGGTGGCGCTACGCTGGCGGGAGCTTCTGGCCTTCGTGGGGCGGTGGGCACTGCTGCTGGGACCCCTCAACGTGGTGGCCGGCCCTGTCATGGACTACAATGCTGATACGATAGTGGATGACCTGGGCGAGctggggtaagagagagagagagagagagagagagagagagttttctttacattattcatTAGTTCTCATTCTAATTTTCGTTAATCTGTCCCTAGAACTACAAAAGCACCCTTAGAAACCCCCATTACATTATTCCCTAGTCCTTATTTTAATCTTCTTAATCtgtcaaaaccataaaaacacccttaaaaacccttatcaCATCAATTAAAACcattcaaaatagtgaagactgtggccattaatcctctgacatccatagacccttgctaatgtcaataaaatggcctaatggtacacaaatctcaaggtaaaaatgtgtcccactactgaaggggctaatggAGACACAGCTTAGCATTTAGAGTCTCATTTGATTCTCTTTACACAGACGCAGCGGTGAGTTGGTGGTCCCCTCTCACATATTCCTGGTGGTGAGCAGGTGTGTGGCGCCAgtgccctctctctcccagtgtCCCCATGATAAACTAGATGCTGAGGCTTTCGTGTTCCCGCAGTTTATCCCCGTTACGAACTGCCTGGTGAGTGTATCAGGGTTTGTACAGTAAATTCCTTAGTTCCTTcataattttggctaactcctaacttttcttttagggagccagcactcaagtgggtctgttttatatattttgttctcacctacataaaacaaatattaaTGGAGGATATGGGGAGATAGATGAgtgctttttctattttttctgctGCATTAGGGGCTGTAGAGTAACTTAATAGAGGACAGAGTAAAAATAAGTAAGTGTTTTTAAGTTTTCACGTAATTTATTCTTGTTATAGTAAATTAATAGAAGATAATGGAGAAATAAgtcatttttttcaagttttcacgCAGTTCATTCCCACTTTTAATGGGAAATAGGTAAGCTTTTTTTCAAGTTCCATACAAGGACCGCCACGTGTTATATTATACTTGAGTTACTCTGtagaattttgttttcttttatagttgatttgaccattttttgTGAGTTTGGCGGGAAAATCAAGTCCTATTTGGAAACATTCAgaaacgattctctctctcactacgaccattttcaaagaccacagagacgagtagccgagttctaaagagtatttgtcctgttgataatgcagaaaacttgttaacatgtcgctagaatcacagaaacccccttaaaaactcgtgccaCATCAACTAGACCTCTGcctctggaaccataaaaaaaaattgcttaaaaacgctttattttctcaccacgactgttttccaaggtacagaaatgactagcggggttttcaagagtgtttctctagctcataatgcagaaaacttgtcactctgcctctagaaccataaaaacttgcttaaaaacgctttattctctcaccaagggggtttttaagaatgttcctcaagttcataatgcagaaaacttgtcactctgcctctagaaccataaaaacacctaaaaaaaaaaactcgcatAACTTGAAATAAACCCTCATGAAACACtgaaggtgaagcacaaaaATCTGATACCAAAATAATTACTCTTtcttcactcacttactcatgaCTACCCCgaatcttcttccccttcttcaggAAAGCGCCAGGTTCCTGCAGGAGTACAGCGCGAAGGTCGGGGACGTGGAGGGCATCACAGGGCTACAATTCTTCCCCAAACTTGACTATTACCAGCATGTGAGACTCAAGACACGCATGCATTCTAACGCCTGGGGCCACGAGAGATACGCTAATAGATTGTTGGATAACTTCTTGCACCCTTGATGTGGCtaagagggggggagagggagaaagaggagggtagttagaaagaagagaatgagaaggaaagaaaaaagaagataataggTAAGGAAGACGAAGGtttagaaaaaggaagaggaatatgtaGAAAGACAAGgtttagaaagaggaggaagagaaagaagacaaaggaaaaaagaaaatggtttaaaaagaaggaaatgagaaaggaaagggaaggaaaaaagaagataaagatgaggatgaagattacgaagaggaggaagaaagaaaagaagggaagaaagaatgaaaacgaaaatagatgattagaaagacgaagaacacgaagataggaaggaggaagatgcaaaaaataaagaagagggaaataagaaggacaatagaagaagaagaagaagaagaagttaatTTAGTAGAAAGGTTAGCCAAATTATTCTTCTCTggggtaatagtagtagtagtagtagtagtagtagtagtagtagtagcagtagtaaggaagatagaaaaaatatataaaaatagaaaaaaaaaagaaataaagaaaatgaataagaggagagacaaagaacACATTTTAATAttaagtgtgtttgtatgtttgtgtatgtttgtttgtgtgtttgtttgttggtgagcACTGTATCGTACCTGTAGACTGTCTGTGATTGTAGGATTTAAATCACTCTTTGTATATTAGTGCATTATTACCCTTTTTTATTATGATGGAAgcctttaaaacacacacacacacacacacactctctctctctctctctctctctctctctctctctctctctctctctctctctctcagtaatatgGTTGCAATTCAGTATTCCataacctatttttttctcttttcttcattgattTTAATTACTGTATTATTTCAAGCACGCTGTATTGATGAGGAGAGATCGCTGACTCTTGATCCTCACTACAGATTTATGAGAGGCACCCCTAGTACACGTTCACCCTAGCCCTTAGCATTTCAAACTTCCTGGAATAGAattgattaagagagagagagagagagagagagagagagagagagagagagagaaagtcaaaaagagagagacttattcaaaaagagagagaaagagtcaaagagatagagaaagagtaaaaaaaagaaagaaaaagtaaaaaaaaaaaagaaaaatcaagtgtAAAACAGATTTATGAAAGCTATCTATtacacattttccttttcttcgtcttaatCCATCATAATTTATATATCTAATTTATTTCACTTGTATTTCTAAGGACAGATCGCTAACTTGTCCCCCTCACTACAGATTTATTTAAGTTATCTTCTAATATATATcatgtatttcctttttcttcatcttaatccatcttctattttattacttttcaatACCTGGTGTTACATAAGGactatttatattattgttttcctattggtgttaaactattactattgttatcctTTTCGTATtaaactattaccattattaactTCATTTTGGTATCAAGCTTTTACTGTTATTAATTTCCCTTTTGGTATCAaacttactattatttttcctttttggtattaaactattactattattattattatccttttggtattaaactattactattattttccttttggtattaaactatcattattattttccttttggtattaaactattactattattttccttttggtattaaactattactatcattattattttcctttaggGTGTTAAATTACTATTgatacattttccttttctttacaattGTTTCCTTAAGATTAAATTAACAGGAACAGGTGGTAATGAGGACAGAATTACtattgatatattttccttttctttacaattGTTTCCTGAAGATTAAATTAACCGGAACAGGTGGTAATGAGGACAGAATTACTAT encodes:
- the LOC123509890 gene encoding venom phosphodiesterase-like isoform X1, with product MPCRDWLSGVREKWKSDIRLRCLALTVPLGIVLLVVVMVVVLVGGRSSPNPRPPPTLPAHLDPATCPPTYEEHPLVLISLDGFRVEYLRRGLTPTLQVLRGRGVTAPYMKPSFPTITFPNHYTLVTGMYPAAHGIIANKFYDSSFDAEFRVGRPEFFEKRWWGGEPLWSTVQRQGKKAATFFWPGSEVEDHQPTYWYYYNESVPFTHRVNKVLDWLELPPDTRPSFITLYMHDPDSTGHDHGPNSPQMNAKLMELDGVIGQLVDGLKERGLLQCVNLFIVADHGMADAGQDRLIDLSTYLPGLPERARVWGGGFARFGPTDNSPENKEAMMRALACKRDEMRVYERELLPIRWHMGAQERVEGVVVEVDPGYTVGGDSTFKADEGEHGYDEHFPSMNALFLGFGPDLAKNKEVEAFQNIELYNLMCHLLGVTPAPNNGTWGALHHLLARPPPPPTPTTSPILPPVSRVPESTTERPSQCEGDGQGAGEWVALLKEAQMEEADILEFHTPWGTPQGHSKDTVLLLQPDSVTGYSPRVRLPLWTSFGVRRVKEAPGEAGEWRSDPRLLPEDAPSCPSYRTVKGLNVTRHPLFPPEFSCRDCHELPYLMSNAVPLTDQVALRWRELLAFVGRWALLLGPLNVVAGPVMDYNADTIVDDLGELGRSGELVVPSHIFLVVSRCVAPVPSLSQCPHDKLDAEAFVFPQFIPVTNCLESARFLQEYSAKVGDVEGITGLQFFPKLDYYQHVRLKTRMHSNAWGHERYANRLLDNFLHP
- the LOC123509890 gene encoding venom phosphodiesterase-like isoform X2 yields the protein MGKIVLLVVVMVVVLVGGRSSPNPRPPPTLPAHLDPATCPPTYEEHPLVLISLDGFRVEYLRRGLTPTLQVLRGRGVTAPYMKPSFPTITFPNHYTLVTGMYPAAHGIIANKFYDSSFDAEFRVGRPEFFEKRWWGGEPLWSTVQRQGKKAATFFWPGSEVEDHQPTYWYYYNESVPFTHRVNKVLDWLELPPDTRPSFITLYMHDPDSTGHDHGPNSPQMNAKLMELDGVIGQLVDGLKERGLLQCVNLFIVADHGMADAGQDRLIDLSTYLPGLPERARVWGGGFARFGPTDNSPENKEAMMRALACKRDEMRVYERELLPIRWHMGAQERVEGVVVEVDPGYTVGGDSTFKADEGEHGYDEHFPSMNALFLGFGPDLAKNKEVEAFQNIELYNLMCHLLGVTPAPNNGTWGALHHLLARPPPPPTPTTSPILPPVSRVPESTTERPSQCEGDGQGAGEWVALLKEAQMEEADILEFHTPWGTPQGHSKDTVLLLQPDSVTGYSPRVRLPLWTSFGVRRVKEAPGEAGEWRSDPRLLPEDAPSCPSYRTVKGLNVTRHPLFPPEFSCRDCHELPYLMSNAVPLTDQVALRWRELLAFVGRWALLLGPLNVVAGPVMDYNADTIVDDLGELGRSGELVVPSHIFLVVSRCVAPVPSLSQCPHDKLDAEAFVFPQFIPVTNCLESARFLQEYSAKVGDVEGITGLQFFPKLDYYQHVRLKTRMHSNAWGHERYANRLLDNFLHP